The genomic stretch GCTGGTGGTCATGCGCAGGCCAGTGACGGGCTGGTTTTCCCTGACTTCGATGACCTGCCGCAAACCGGCAACCGGGTACTCGGCACAGGCCTCGCCGGCATGGCAGATCAGGCCGTCGTTATCGAGATCCGTTCCCGCTACCAGGAAATACTTGCCTGGCGGCACTTCGTTAAGGCGGTTCGGCGCCTGGCCGTCGTCGGGCAGGAATTCGAACTGATACTGGCCATTTTCAGCACGAACAGCCGTTTGGGCAACGGTATTGAAAACGGCACCCTCGGGTTGAGGATCCACCAGAAGGACGAAATGCCGGCCGGCGTCCCGGGCCTGTTGATCGGTGATTCGCTGGCCCACTACCGGAATGTCCAAGGTTTTTTCTGGCCCCGACTGCGGTGAGTACTTCACCACCAAGCTTCCGCGGGAAGACGCGCCAGGCTCAAGATTCTGAGGGTTCAGGGTCAGGTCTAGCCGCAAGGGAGCCGTCTGCGTTGCATCCGGAAAGGGGCCTGCAGCTGGCGATACAGTAAACCAGGGGGCTGAGGCCGCAACACTATTGATAGAAATCGTGTAATCTCCCAACGAAGCTAGTTCCAGCGTCTGGCTGACAGCTTGATTAGACTCCGTCGCAAGGTTGACCACCGCCGGCGACGCGGTGAGCAATTCCGGCGCGGCTTCGGAAAGCACGGCCTCGACGGCCTTACCCGCATCCAGAATGCCATAACCCAGTTGATCCGTCGGGCTGCAATCCGCTTCACAGGAAGTCTGCGTCAGATTGCCACTCCTCAGATAACCTTCGATGCCGGCATACGTCAGCTCAGGACCGCCATCTTTCAATCTGACACCTTTCATCAACGCCACGACCCCGTACACATGAGGCGCCGCCATGGACGTACCCTGTAACCCGCGATAAGCCGCCTGGAGCTGCCCATCCACCACGGCCGCACTGGTGCTGCTGACCAGATCGCCCTGGCCATCGCCATTGCCGTCCCGGCTGGCATCGCCCCCGGGGGCGGCGAGATCAATCGAGCTGCCAAAATTGGAGTAGGAAGAAAGCCGGCCTCCGCCATCCACGGCACTGACCGAGAACACCTTATCCAGGGCGGCCGGGCAGGAAGGCTCGTTGGTGGCGGAATTCCCGGCGGCAGCAACGTAGACAATGCCTTTTTCCACGCCATCATTGATGAGCTGTTGCAGGGTATCCGCAACACCCGAGGCACCACAGGGCAGACCGCCGAGGCTCAGGTTAACAACCTTGGCCCTGGGCCCGCTGGCGTCCCCCAGCACCCACTGCATTGCCTGCAGAAGATCGGCAAGCGTGCCGGAGCCGCCCTCACCCAGCACCCGAACCGGAACCAGACTGGCACCAAAGGCTACACCGGCACCACCTTTATTATTGACTGCAGCCGCTACAGTGCCCGCCACGTGGGTGCCGTGGTAGACACTGCCACCTACCGCATTGCCCGGATCGGCGGGAACACCGCCGTCAACGGCATCGAAGCCGTCAACAATGTTATACACTCCATTGACCTGAAAATCTGGGTGCCATTGGCCAGCATTGTTGCGGAACAACCCGGTATCGAACACCGCCACGTTCACGCCGGCACCGCCAGTGGCGTCCAGTTGCCAGGCAATTGGCCCGTTGATCAGGCTGTAATGCCACTGCTGCCCCAGCACCCGGCTGGGGTATAAAGGTTCATTCACGGGGGTGGCCAGCGCCTGTGTCTTGTAGTTCGGTGAGGCATGCAAAACCGAGGGGTCGTCTTTCAGTTGGCGGATCCAGTCGAGTGTCTGCTGCGCGGGATTGCCCTGCTCCATGGCGGCGACCGGCGCCGGACGATGGACTGTCCAGAGCCCTGGCGCAATCTGCCGCCCGGGGGCCATCAAGGCGCTGGCTGGCAGGCCACTGGCCCGGGCCCCGGCGTTACCCGGATCCCGCAGAGACACAACAGCCTCATCCTCAACGAACTCGTAGTCTGGCCAGTCGTAAGCCGTGGTGTTGGCGGTTACCGCCCTGGATGAGGACAGAATATAAAGCATGGGCGCCGCACCCAGGGACGTGACGGATATCCGATACTCACCTGCCGGCTCAGTACCAGTGGCCAGCTTTACCGGACTGCCGTTGCTGGGTGCGATGATGGGGCCAAGCTCGGTGCCATCACTGGAGGTGATGGTTAGCCGCAACTCTGATGCTGTCGCAGAATCAGTACCTGATTCAGCAAGCCGCGTTGCAAAGCTTTGCAACGTAATTTCAAAGCCTGGCTGCAAACGGGCGACAAAGTTATCTTCAGTATCCGGAAAGTAGTAGAAGTCGTCCGAGAGGCCGGGGGTCGGGGGATACAAGGTTGGCTGGCTTACCCCACTCACGTAGCCAGAAAGAATAAATTCAGGCGGCAGTTCCTGGTCCGAAATCAAGGGAGCACGCCCAAGCAAGGCGTCCGCGTTGTCGGCATCGACCCGGGTGCCGGCTTCTATATCAATCACCCCGGAAACAGCAACGTCCGCCGGCAAAAGGCCTCCACCATCACCGGAGCCGCCGCCACACCCGGCCACGGCGAGACCAAGTGCCATGGAAAAACCCAATTTCGCGACCTTGCCGGGAACCGACACCAGCACCATAAATAACTCCCCCATCGTTACCGCCAGCATAACCCATCCCGATCGATGTGTTATTTACTGTGTGTTAACCGACCGCCGGATGCAAAAAAGCCGCCGGAGGTTACCCTCAGGCGGCTTTCAGGCTAGCACTGCCAGATTACAACGCGTAGAACAGCATGGGTATAAAAGCCGCCGCCAGCAACGTTGGCCCCATCACCGCCAGCGGCAGCAACAGGCGCTGATAACGATGCCAGAAGGAGCCGGTGCGCTCGGCGGCCAGCACTTCCGTCTCACCCACCACCTGGCGAGTCAGCAGATGGTTGAGCGCCACCGGCGGGCTCAGGTAGCCCAGCTCAAACGCCACCAGGCAGACTATCCAGAAATGCAGCGGATCAATACCCAACTGGATCGCCGGCTGGGCAATGGTGGCTGAAACCAGAATGACGGCTCCGAACGGATCCATCACCATGCCGATCACCGTGAGCATCACCACGATCACCAGCATGGCAATCCACGGGCTGGCCAGGTTTTCCGGAAACAGGGCATGCACGATGTCCGATCGCTCCAGAATGCCGCCAAGGCAAATGGAAAACCCGATCAGGGCGA from Marinobacter subterrani encodes the following:
- a CDS encoding S8 family serine peptidase; translation: MLAVTMGELFMVLVSVPGKVAKLGFSMALGLAVAGCGGGSGDGGGLLPADVAVSGVIDIEAGTRVDADNADALLGRAPLISDQELPPEFILSGYVSGVSQPTLYPPTPGLSDDFYYFPDTEDNFVARLQPGFEITLQSFATRLAESGTDSATASELRLTITSSDGTELGPIIAPSNGSPVKLATGTEPAGEYRISVTSLGAAPMLYILSSSRAVTANTTAYDWPDYEFVEDEAVVSLRDPGNAGARASGLPASALMAPGRQIAPGLWTVHRPAPVAAMEQGNPAQQTLDWIRQLKDDPSVLHASPNYKTQALATPVNEPLYPSRVLGQQWHYSLINGPIAWQLDATGGAGVNVAVFDTGLFRNNAGQWHPDFQVNGVYNIVDGFDAVDGGVPADPGNAVGGSVYHGTHVAGTVAAAVNNKGGAGVAFGASLVPVRVLGEGGSGTLADLLQAMQWVLGDASGPRAKVVNLSLGGLPCGASGVADTLQQLINDGVEKGIVYVAAAGNSATNEPSCPAALDKVFSVSAVDGGGRLSSYSNFGSSIDLAAPGGDASRDGNGDGQGDLVSSTSAAVVDGQLQAAYRGLQGTSMAAPHVYGVVALMKGVRLKDGGPELTYAGIEGYLRSGNLTQTSCEADCSPTDQLGYGILDAGKAVEAVLSEAAPELLTASPAVVNLATESNQAVSQTLELASLGDYTISINSVAASAPWFTVSPAAGPFPDATQTAPLRLDLTLNPQNLEPGASSRGSLVVKYSPQSGPEKTLDIPVVGQRITDQQARDAGRHFVLLVDPQPEGAVFNTVAQTAVRAENGQYQFEFLPDDGQAPNRLNEVPPGKYFLVAGTDLDNDGLICHAGEACAEYPVAGLRQVIEVRENQPVTGLRMTTSYSRPTLSATSPDLLPRPDFKGYRLLPEQAGSQSTSIKAVKTP